The genomic DNA AGTCCCGCTGTCGTAAGCACGTTTGAGAAGGTCAAAGTTTGCCGTCGGGGCATAGTCGATACCGTTGAATGTCAGCTTGTTCATCTGGGAATCGGTAGAAGATGTCATGGCGAGGATGACATCCCTGACCTTCACATCTTTCTGGATCGCACCGCATGTCCCGACCCGGATGAGGTTCTGCACATTGTAGCTTTGCATCAATTCATTGATATAGATGGAGATCGACGGGACACCCATACCTGTTCCCTGGACCGAAATCCGTTGTCCTTTGTATGTTCCCGTATAACCGAACATATTGCGGACTTCATTGTAGCAGACAGGATTGTCCAGGAACGTCTCCGCTATATATTTCGCCCTTAGGGGATCACCCGGTAAAAGGACCGTTTCTGCAATTTCGTTTTCTTTCGCACCAATATGTACACTCACCATTCATTCCTCCTGATTGTAGGTCTATGAACCTCCATTGTAATCCTTTTCAACAATCGTGACAATGGGGGAGGGAAAAATGGTGAATGGGATATTACTGTAAGATGACCCTGTTCACCTGGGCCCAGCCATCGGATTGGAGACGATAATAGAAATGCCCCTTCCTTCCTTCATCGATGAAGACAATGTCTTTCGAAGTCAGGTATCGGCCGTTGAAATCCTTCGGCATCAGGTCGGTCACATTGAACATGCGGAATGTTCGATAAAGGGCATCTGCATGGTCCTCTGCTTCAATGGATAATCGATACACGTTTCGATAACCCTTATCTTCCCCGTAGGATGGCGTTTGGAAGATGGTCATATCATAGGTCGTACGGAATCGCTTCGGACGCTTCATTCTATCAAGAGTCAGCATGGTCATCCCTCCAAAAGATCTTTTCAGATGTATTAGGCAAATGCGCTGTCGAATCCTTCATCGACTGGTGGGAACCTTTGTCGAAACTTTACGAGCAGACGCGGTCGATGGCTTTTTGGATGATCCGTTTAAGGTCGGGTGCATCGGAGGCATCCACGTTGAGTGTGACGATCGACTCGTCCATGTCAAGTGCTTCTGCTAAGAACCCACCAAGCCCCCTTGCCCTGCGGTCCACTTCAAGTAGAATTTCCACCCTATCCTTGGACTGCTCATTGAATATGACCTCCAGTTCATCCAGTTTTCCTGCATAAGCTCCCGACATGGGCACGAATTCAAACTCCTGGATGAATGGAAAATGCCTTCGAAGACGCTTTGGTGCCTGTTCACACTCCACTTT from Rossellomorea marisflavi includes the following:
- a CDS encoding YodL domain-containing protein, with the translated sequence MLTLDRMKRPKRFRTTYDMTIFQTPSYGEDKGYRNVYRLSIEAEDHADALYRTFRMFNVTDLMPKDFNGRYLTSKDIVFIDEGRKGHFYYRLQSDGWAQVNRVILQ
- the deoD gene encoding purine-nucleoside phosphorylase, which translates into the protein MSVHIGAKENEIAETVLLPGDPLRAKYIAETFLDNPVCYNEVRNMFGYTGTYKGQRISVQGTGMGVPSISIYINELMQSYNVQNLIRVGTCGAIQKDVKVRDVILAMTSSTDSQMNKLTFNGIDYAPTANFDLLKRAYDSGTEKGLSLKVGNVFTADMFYNDNAEHEKWAQYGILAIEMETSALYTLAAKYGRNALSVLTVSDHIITGEETSAEERQTTFNDMIEVALEAAIKA